From Virgibacillus natechei, the proteins below share one genomic window:
- a CDS encoding SDR family NAD(P)-dependent oxidoreductase codes for MQKKVANKKIVVTGASSGIGKRIVWHIAKNGGIPIMLARSIDKLQTQQEQLDQELHAESFIYQVDLQDKTQIEAVMKQVLLEHNQIHGLINNAGFGKFTYVKDVAWQDVHHMFQLNVFALMNMTQLLLPHFSTHGGGHIVNIASQAGKISTPKSAIYASTKHAVLGFTNSLRLESKEINVTGVNLGPVRTNFFVSADPEGTYQKSVDRYMLDPDKVAQKIVRHMFTTKREINLPYWMEFGSKLYQLFPGLMEFVLRKQFNKK; via the coding sequence ATGCAAAAAAAAGTAGCAAATAAAAAAATAGTAGTTACTGGAGCCTCAAGTGGAATTGGAAAAAGAATAGTTTGGCATATTGCCAAAAATGGGGGCATTCCAATAATGCTTGCACGCTCTATTGATAAATTGCAAACGCAGCAAGAACAACTTGATCAGGAGTTACATGCAGAAAGTTTTATATATCAGGTCGACTTACAAGATAAAACACAAATAGAGGCTGTGATGAAGCAGGTTTTATTGGAGCATAACCAAATACATGGATTAATTAATAATGCTGGCTTTGGAAAGTTTACTTATGTAAAGGATGTGGCCTGGCAGGATGTGCATCATATGTTTCAGTTAAACGTGTTTGCATTAATGAACATGACACAACTTTTACTGCCACATTTTTCTACTCATGGGGGAGGACATATTGTAAATATTGCATCACAAGCTGGAAAAATTTCTACACCGAAATCAGCGATTTATGCTTCAACAAAGCATGCTGTCCTCGGGTTTACGAATTCTTTAAGACTAGAAAGTAAAGAAATAAATGTTACCGGTGTGAATCTTGGCCCAGTAAGAACAAACTTTTTTGTTTCTGCAGACCCTGAAGGGACATATCAAAAAAGTGTTGATCGCTATATGCTGGATCCGGATAAAGTTGCTCAAAAAATAGTAAGGCATATGTTTACAACAAAGCGTGAAATAAATCTTCCTTATTGGATGGAATTCGGTAGCAAGCTATATCAGTTATTCCCGGGTTTAATGGAATTTGTATTGAGAAAGCAGTTTAATAAAAAATAA
- a CDS encoding glycerophosphodiester phosphodiesterase, protein MYPKIIAHRGASRLAPENTMPAFKIAHQQGAEGIETDVQLTKDNIPVLIHDERVKRTTNSVGYVKNFTFKELKQLDAGSWFSQKFVGTPITSLEEFLQWVYDKSLYLNLELKNNKIDYRDLEAIVYERIEHYQLLNSTTISSFNPNSLKRMREINNDIEVALLLSRKQKNLVRNAQEIGANAIHLNYRLLNHSIVKSLRQANMAIRIFTVNKQSHLNRCIAHGCDGVFTDVPGQALNYRRIYNDKEL, encoded by the coding sequence TTGTATCCAAAAATTATAGCGCATCGTGGTGCTAGCAGGCTAGCACCTGAAAATACAATGCCTGCATTTAAGATTGCTCATCAGCAGGGGGCTGAGGGAATTGAAACAGACGTTCAATTAACGAAAGATAACATACCAGTGTTGATTCATGATGAGCGCGTAAAGCGAACAACAAATAGTGTCGGTTATGTAAAAAATTTCACATTTAAGGAATTAAAACAGCTCGATGCTGGATCCTGGTTTTCTCAAAAGTTCGTAGGAACACCTATTACTTCCCTTGAAGAGTTTTTACAATGGGTATATGATAAGTCTTTATATTTAAACCTGGAACTAAAAAATAATAAAATAGACTATAGGGATTTGGAAGCAATCGTATATGAAAGGATCGAACACTATCAATTACTAAATAGTACCACAATTTCTTCGTTTAATCCAAATAGCTTGAAACGAATGAGAGAAATTAATAATGATATTGAGGTAGCTCTTTTACTATCTCGGAAGCAAAAAAATCTTGTTAGAAACGCTCAAGAAATAGGTGCAAATGCAATTCATCTAAATTACCGGTTACTCAACCATTCCATTGTGAAGAGCTTACGCCAAGCAAATATGGCAATTCGCATCTTTACTGTGAATAAACAATCACATCTGAATCGGTGTATTGCCCATGGCTGTGATGGTGTTTTTACGGATGTACCAGGTCAAGCATTAAACTATCGTCGTATTTATAACGATAAAGAATTATAA
- a CDS encoding NUDIX hydrolase produces the protein MKLFEEKTMKTENIYNGSVVQLQVDDVTLPNGKASKREIIKHPGAVSVIPLTKDNKIIFVEQYRKPLEKSLIEIPAGKMERGESPVVTAVRELEEETGYTTKDLSFVTSFYTSPGFADELLYIYITDQLEALETPVKGDHDEFVKLLELTLDEAKQYVEEERIHDAKTNYAILYLHAMGLN, from the coding sequence ATGAAATTATTTGAAGAAAAAACGATGAAAACTGAAAATATATATAATGGAAGCGTTGTTCAACTGCAAGTAGATGATGTTACATTGCCAAATGGCAAAGCTTCAAAGCGGGAAATTATTAAGCATCCAGGTGCGGTATCAGTGATTCCACTTACAAAGGATAATAAAATTATCTTTGTTGAGCAATATCGCAAGCCACTAGAAAAATCTCTTATTGAAATACCAGCTGGTAAAATGGAACGAGGCGAAAGTCCGGTAGTAACTGCTGTTCGTGAATTGGAAGAGGAAACAGGGTATACGACAAAAGATCTATCTTTCGTTACCTCTTTTTACACATCTCCTGGATTTGCTGATGAGCTTCTATACATTTATATTACAGACCAATTAGAAGCGTTGGAAACACCAGTAAAAGGCGATCATGATGAATTTGTTAAGTTACTCGAATTAACATTAGACGAAGCAAAGCAATATGTAGAAGAAGAGCGCATTCATGATGCTAAAACGAATTATGCAATTCTGTATTTGCATGCAATGGGATTGAATTAA
- a CDS encoding M20/M25/M40 family metallo-hydrolase gives MKNWQSKEELTELVCSLVNQQSITGSNAEIALPEYLHHLLAQKSYFQNHPSNLNLHPLEDGRHLLTALVKGNENTKETVILLSHFDVVGVEDYGSLENLAFHPKELTKEMAQMKELTEAVQDDLASGDWLFGRGTMDMKAGLALHLSMLEKAIAGEFDGNILLLTVPDEEVNSQGMLAALPVLKQLKDKGDLTFKACLNGEPMFTKYPGDPAKYMYTGSIGKVLPGFYCYGKESHVGEPFSGINPNLMLSFLSQQLELNESFIEKIDDEVTPPPVSLMQRDLKEEYSVQTPHAAVAMYNVLYLKQPFNEINEKLLDGARKAARNTETYVSQKAASFAEIGSEFTMPASNINVMMYEELYTEAVKRYGEEEITRRQNLLVRQREKGDRDFSTLLVQDLASMCKDLTPLIVLFYSPPFYPAVSSHDDPAIKKVMNYIKNYTKTNHAIDLTVSEFFTGLSDLSFVGPASSKSRLQQLTTNMPLQHNGFVFPEDVMEQLTMPILNIGPLGKDPHQWTERLELTYSFEYLPTILTEAIHQLLLNE, from the coding sequence GTGAAAAACTGGCAATCAAAAGAAGAGCTAACGGAATTAGTTTGCTCTCTTGTTAATCAACAAAGTATTACAGGAAGCAATGCAGAAATAGCATTACCAGAATATCTGCATCATTTATTAGCACAGAAATCTTATTTTCAAAACCATCCCTCTAATTTAAATTTACATCCACTAGAAGATGGAAGACATCTTTTAACAGCATTAGTTAAAGGAAATGAAAATACGAAAGAGACTGTAATTTTATTAAGTCATTTCGATGTTGTTGGTGTTGAAGATTATGGTTCTCTTGAAAACCTAGCCTTTCACCCGAAGGAACTCACAAAGGAAATGGCGCAAATGAAGGAACTCACTGAAGCAGTACAGGACGATTTAGCAAGCGGAGATTGGTTATTTGGCAGAGGTACAATGGATATGAAAGCAGGCCTAGCTTTGCATTTATCTATGCTTGAAAAAGCTATCGCCGGGGAATTTGATGGAAATATTTTATTGTTAACAGTCCCGGATGAAGAGGTAAACTCTCAGGGCATGTTGGCCGCCTTGCCTGTCTTAAAACAGCTAAAAGATAAGGGGGATTTAACTTTTAAGGCTTGTCTAAATGGAGAGCCAATGTTTACGAAATACCCAGGAGACCCAGCTAAATATATGTATACAGGATCTATTGGAAAAGTGTTACCTGGATTTTATTGCTATGGCAAAGAATCACATGTAGGAGAACCTTTTTCTGGGATAAACCCCAACTTAATGCTAAGTTTTCTCTCACAGCAACTGGAATTAAATGAATCGTTTATTGAAAAAATCGACGATGAAGTAACACCGCCACCTGTGAGCCTCATGCAACGTGATTTAAAAGAGGAATATTCGGTACAAACACCGCATGCCGCTGTTGCTATGTACAATGTGTTGTATTTGAAACAACCTTTTAACGAAATAAACGAAAAGCTTTTAGACGGGGCTAGAAAGGCAGCACGTAACACCGAAACATATGTGTCTCAAAAAGCAGCGAGTTTTGCTGAGATTGGCTCAGAATTTACTATGCCAGCATCAAATATAAATGTAATGATGTACGAAGAATTATATACGGAGGCTGTCAAGCGATACGGGGAAGAAGAAATAACACGTAGACAAAATTTACTAGTTAGACAGCGGGAAAAAGGTGATCGCGATTTTTCTACATTGCTGGTTCAGGACTTAGCCTCTATGTGTAAGGACCTAACGCCACTTATCGTGCTATTTTATAGTCCACCGTTTTATCCAGCTGTTTCCTCTCATGATGATCCAGCTATTAAGAAAGTAATGAATTATATTAAAAATTATACGAAAACAAACCATGCAATTGATTTAACCGTATCCGAATTTTTCACAGGTCTATCTGACCTAAGCTTTGTCGGTCCTGCATCTTCTAAAAGCAGATTGCAACAACTAACAACCAACATGCCTTTGCAGCATAATGGATTTGTTTTTCCAGAGGATGTGATGGAGCAATTAACGATGCCCATATTAAATATTGGTCCGTTGGGTAAAGATCCTCATCAATGGACGGAACGGCTGGAATTAACGTACAGCTTTGAGTATTTACCAACTATTTTAACCGAGGCTATTCATCAACTCCTGCTTAATGAATGA
- a CDS encoding M20/M25/M40 family metallo-hydrolase, whose amino-acid sequence MTKVNQERLITEFLELVQIDSETEDEARIADVLKNKFTDLGLDVVEDTSKDRTGHGSGNLICTLKGNKQGIDPIYFTSHMDTVVPGKGIKPSIENGYIVSDGTTILGADDKAGLAAMLEAIRTLQEGNIKHGDIQFVITAGEESGLVGAKELDASLLHAKYGYAIDSNGEVGDIIVVAPTQAKLSTIIKGKTAHAGVAPEKGVSAITIAAKAISKMPLGRIDKETTANIGRFEGGNQTNIVVDHVEILAEARSLTPEKMTKQVEKMKEAFETTAEELGGSAEVVVDVKYPGYKQQAGDQVVEIARNAAKKIGHDSSLLESGGGSDANVIAALGIPTVNLAVGYEEIHTTNERIPVDELVKITKFVTAIIEEAAK is encoded by the coding sequence ATGACTAAAGTTAATCAAGAACGATTAATCACCGAATTTCTCGAACTAGTACAAATTGATTCCGAAACGGAAGATGAGGCTCGAATAGCAGATGTATTAAAAAACAAATTTACGGATTTGGGTCTTGACGTAGTTGAGGACACATCCAAGGATCGAACAGGACATGGATCGGGAAATTTAATTTGTACTTTAAAGGGGAATAAACAAGGAATAGATCCTATTTATTTCACTTCCCATATGGACACGGTAGTACCCGGCAAAGGAATTAAGCCTTCTATTGAGAATGGGTACATTGTATCAGATGGTACTACTATTTTAGGAGCAGATGATAAAGCAGGTCTTGCTGCCATGTTGGAAGCAATTCGAACACTACAAGAAGGCAATATAAAGCACGGTGATATTCAATTCGTGATAACGGCTGGAGAAGAATCTGGCTTAGTAGGAGCAAAAGAATTGGACGCCTCTTTACTACATGCAAAGTATGGCTATGCGATAGATAGTAATGGAGAAGTAGGTGATATTATTGTCGTAGCACCAACACAAGCAAAACTTTCCACTATCATTAAAGGAAAGACTGCTCACGCTGGTGTAGCACCTGAAAAGGGTGTATCTGCTATCACAATAGCTGCAAAGGCTATTTCTAAAATGCCGCTTGGCCGTATAGATAAAGAAACCACGGCTAATATCGGTCGTTTTGAAGGTGGTAATCAAACAAATATCGTAGTAGATCATGTTGAAATTTTAGCAGAGGCAAGATCTTTGACTCCAGAAAAAATGACCAAACAAGTTGAAAAAATGAAGGAAGCATTCGAAACGACAGCTGAAGAATTAGGAGGTTCAGCCGAGGTAGTTGTTGATGTTAAATACCCAGGATATAAGCAGCAGGCCGGTGATCAAGTTGTTGAAATAGCAAGAAATGCTGCGAAAAAAATCGGGCATGACAGTAGTCTATTAGAAAGCGGCGGTGGGAGTGATGCAAACGTCATTGCAGCACTTGGGATCCCCACTGTAAATTTAGCTGTAGGATATGAAGAAATTCATACTACCAATGAACGCATTCCTGTTGATGAACTGGTAAAAATAACGAAGTTTGTGACAGCAATTATAGAAGAAGCAGCAAAATAA
- a CDS encoding DNA polymerase IV codes for MGEHFNTSKGRIIFHIDMNCFYASVEMAYNPELKGKPLAIAGNPEERKGIIVTSSYEARAKGVKTTMPLWQAKKLCPELIVMRPNFDRYRAASKEIFKMLSEITPHVQPVSIDEGYMDLTDIEHDGNPIDVATNLQKRIVDELDLPSSIGIGPNKFLAKMASDMKKPLGITVLRKRELPHILWPMPIEKMYGVGKKTGEKLNKLEINTIGDLAKKDVYELKQVLGINGERLKNRANGMDTRTVDPDAVHEFKSIGSSQTLSHDTTDEKEIRNLMHQLSDNVERRMKRKKAAGRSIQVMIRYYDHTTITRSKKLNTYIETKEDILQVANELLQKHWNLEPIRLLGITLQDVEEKKNIGEQLNLFTYEQRAKKENLYIAMDALSAKYGKNTFKQLTNSEDEEQLKTSFQKDFLDDYKR; via the coding sequence ATGGGAGAACATTTTAATACAAGTAAAGGTCGGATTATTTTTCATATAGATATGAATTGTTTTTACGCTTCTGTGGAGATGGCTTATAATCCAGAACTCAAGGGGAAACCTTTAGCTATTGCTGGAAATCCAGAAGAACGTAAAGGAATTATCGTAACAAGCAGCTATGAAGCCAGAGCAAAAGGTGTTAAAACGACGATGCCACTATGGCAAGCAAAAAAATTGTGTCCAGAATTGATTGTGATGCGTCCTAATTTTGATCGTTACCGTGCGGCTTCTAAAGAAATATTTAAAATGTTATCCGAAATAACACCACATGTTCAGCCAGTTTCCATTGATGAAGGTTATATGGACCTTACAGATATTGAACATGATGGAAATCCAATTGATGTAGCAACCAATTTACAAAAAAGAATAGTTGATGAACTTGATTTACCATCCAGTATTGGAATAGGACCAAATAAATTTCTAGCAAAAATGGCTTCAGATATGAAAAAGCCGCTAGGAATTACTGTCCTCAGGAAGAGAGAATTACCACATATTCTCTGGCCAATGCCAATTGAGAAAATGTATGGAGTTGGTAAGAAAACTGGAGAAAAATTAAATAAATTAGAAATTAATACAATTGGCGATCTTGCCAAGAAGGATGTATACGAGCTTAAACAGGTTTTAGGTATAAATGGTGAACGATTAAAGAATAGAGCAAATGGAATGGATACAAGAACAGTTGATCCAGATGCCGTACATGAATTTAAGAGTATTGGAAGTTCACAAACTTTATCCCATGATACAACCGATGAAAAAGAAATACGTAATCTCATGCATCAATTATCGGACAATGTAGAACGTCGAATGAAACGAAAGAAAGCGGCGGGGAGAAGTATACAGGTTATGATACGTTATTATGATCACACTACCATTACACGCAGTAAAAAACTAAATACGTATATTGAAACGAAAGAGGATATCTTACAAGTAGCAAATGAGTTGTTACAAAAACATTGGAACTTAGAACCAATTCGTTTACTTGGAATAACCCTTCAAGATGTTGAGGAAAAGAAAAATATTGGCGAACAGCTAAATCTATTCACATATGAGCAACGAGCCAAAAAAGAAAATCTTTATATAGCAATGGATGCATTATCAGCGAAATATGGCAAGAACACCTTTAAGCAATTGACCAATAGTGAGGATGAAGAACAGTTAAAAACAAGCTTTCAAAAAGATTTTCTTGATGATTATAAACGATGA
- a CDS encoding aldehyde dehydrogenase codes for MEKIETIIANQRAYFLNGNTIDYSVRKEQLQKLRRMLKEHEREIYHALKKDLNKSRQETLTTELGLLYSEIDFAIKNLSSWMEPTKVPAPLTHKGSKSFILKEPYGVTLIISPWNYPLQLALAPAIGAIAAGNCVILKPSEHAEATSALLADMIENTFPAPFITVVEGAKETSEKLLKQRFDYIFFTGSTEVGKAIMKEASAHLTPVTLELGGKSPAIIDKDANINVAAKRIVWGKFTNAGQTCVAPDYLYVHEKVKFKLLKAIKKQIKNFYGKEPLENDDYIRIINEKHFHRLVNLLSNGTTLHGGNTDRDSLKIEPTILDKISWEDPIMENEIFGPILPVLTFTNVEDAAAIIKTREKPLALYYFGETDKMQEQIMQYLSFGGGSINDTIFHLANPHLPFGGIGSSGMGSYHGKYSFNTFTHEKSILKQSTKFDLPFRYPGGKITQSVVKKIMK; via the coding sequence GTGGAGAAAATTGAAACAATAATTGCAAATCAACGCGCATATTTCTTGAATGGAAATACAATCGATTATTCCGTTCGAAAAGAACAATTACAAAAACTGAGAAGAATGTTAAAGGAACATGAAAGAGAGATATATCATGCCCTTAAAAAGGATTTAAATAAATCCAGGCAAGAAACGCTCACTACTGAATTAGGATTGCTATATAGTGAAATAGATTTTGCAATTAAAAATCTCAGTAGTTGGATGGAACCAACTAAGGTACCTGCTCCTCTCACGCATAAGGGAAGCAAAAGTTTCATCTTAAAAGAACCTTATGGTGTTACATTGATTATTTCTCCTTGGAATTATCCATTACAATTAGCACTCGCACCTGCAATTGGAGCAATAGCTGCAGGAAACTGTGTTATACTAAAACCTTCAGAGCATGCAGAAGCAACTTCAGCCCTGCTGGCAGATATGATAGAAAATACCTTCCCTGCGCCCTTTATCACCGTAGTAGAAGGAGCCAAAGAAACGAGTGAAAAATTATTAAAACAACGTTTCGATTACATTTTTTTCACGGGAAGCACAGAGGTTGGAAAAGCGATTATGAAAGAAGCCAGTGCCCACTTGACACCTGTTACACTTGAATTAGGTGGTAAAAGCCCGGCTATTATTGACAAAGACGCTAATATAAATGTTGCAGCCAAACGAATTGTATGGGGGAAATTTACAAACGCTGGTCAAACCTGCGTGGCACCAGATTATTTATATGTGCATGAAAAAGTCAAATTTAAATTACTGAAAGCCATAAAGAAACAAATAAAGAACTTCTATGGTAAGGAACCACTAGAAAATGATGACTATATACGTATTATTAATGAAAAGCATTTTCATAGATTGGTAAATTTGTTGTCGAACGGTACAACATTACATGGTGGAAACACGGATCGAGATTCATTAAAGATTGAACCAACAATTCTAGATAAGATTTCGTGGGAGGATCCGATTATGGAAAATGAAATATTTGGTCCAATTCTACCAGTATTAACCTTTACGAATGTCGAAGATGCTGCAGCGATCATTAAAACCAGAGAAAAACCTTTAGCACTTTATTATTTTGGAGAAACCGATAAAATGCAAGAACAAATCATGCAATATTTATCATTTGGTGGAGGCTCCATAAATGATACCATTTTTCATCTAGCAAACCCTCACCTGCCATTTGGAGGTATCGGTTCAAGCGGAATGGGCTCCTATCATGGAAAATATAGCTTTAATACATTCACACACGAAAAAAGTATTTTAAAGCAATCTACAAAATTTGACCTCCCTTTCCGCTATCCTGGTGGAAAAATAACACAATCTGTAGTAAAAAAAATAATGAAATAA
- a CDS encoding MBL fold metallo-hydrolase, with product MKVLDKTISQLTIPTPFAVGNTHVYLIKGDLLTLVDAGVKTTEAWEALKTQLKEIGYSPNDIEQIILTHHHPDHTGLVEEFPRAERLVAHKNVDLWLTRNETYFQHYEQFFKEYFIASGIPQHFHRLLDNLRAPLKYAGEGHLTSTIIEGDSLPGHEDWRVVETKGHAQSHLSFYRETDGSFIGGDHLLRHISPNPLIEPHPDMDQEGRPKPILQYRANLKKCMSLGIQSVLPGHGDIFSNVEEIIPRHLHKQEQRAKKVELLLMDNPQTPFQICMQIFPHQYEKQLDLTMSETIAQLDYLENEGKVDKTIEDGIFFYHAKKSSK from the coding sequence ATGAAAGTATTAGATAAAACAATTAGTCAACTTACCATCCCAACACCCTTTGCGGTCGGCAATACACATGTATATTTGATAAAAGGAGATTTATTGACCCTTGTGGATGCTGGTGTGAAAACGACAGAAGCTTGGGAAGCTTTAAAAACTCAATTAAAAGAAATTGGGTATTCCCCCAATGATATAGAACAAATAATTTTAACACATCACCATCCTGACCATACAGGGTTAGTGGAAGAATTCCCTCGAGCTGAACGTTTAGTCGCACATAAAAATGTCGATTTATGGTTAACGAGAAATGAAACATACTTCCAACATTATGAGCAATTTTTTAAAGAATATTTTATTGCTAGTGGTATACCTCAGCATTTTCATCGTCTGTTGGATAACCTAAGAGCACCGTTAAAGTATGCAGGTGAGGGTCATCTAACTTCTACAATTATAGAGGGTGATTCTCTTCCTGGACATGAGGATTGGCGAGTAGTTGAAACGAAGGGACATGCACAAAGCCATCTGTCATTTTACCGGGAAACGGATGGTTCATTTATCGGGGGCGACCATTTACTACGTCATATATCCCCGAATCCATTAATTGAACCACATCCAGATATGGATCAGGAAGGGCGACCAAAACCCATATTACAATATCGTGCTAACTTAAAGAAATGTATGTCATTAGGGATTCAATCCGTTCTCCCTGGTCATGGAGATATATTCTCAAATGTAGAAGAAATTATTCCGAGGCACTTGCATAAACAAGAACAGCGTGCAAAAAAAGTCGAGTTGTTATTGATGGATAACCCCCAAACTCCTTTTCAGATTTGTATGCAGATATTTCCGCATCAATATGAAAAACAGCTTGATTTAACGATGTCCGAAACGATTGCGCAACTGGATTACTTAGAAAACGAAGGCAAAGTCGATAAAACAATAGAGGACGGTATCTTTTTCTACCATGCAAAAAAAAGTAGCAAATAA
- the rnz gene encoding ribonuclease Z encodes MELKFLGTGAGIPSKERNVSAIALKLLQEQNSIWLFDCGESTQHQILRTSIKPGKINKIFITHMHGDHIFGLPGFLSSRSFQGGNDVLTVYGPSGIKDFIETSLKVSGTHLTYPLSIIEITSGRLFENEKFQVDAEKLDHVIPTYGFRITEKDKPGELLVNKLKDNGIMPGPIYQQIKENDKVKTIDDQIIYRKDYIGPDKKGRIISILGDTRSSFQYKAFVQHSDVLVHESTFANELETLANKYFHSTTKQAAMLAKESNSKKLVLTHISSRYQSEDNQMLLAEAREVFPNTELASDFHQTSVSTEE; translated from the coding sequence ATGGAATTAAAATTTCTTGGTACTGGTGCTGGTATTCCTTCGAAAGAACGAAATGTATCAGCAATTGCCTTAAAATTGTTACAGGAACAAAATAGTATATGGTTGTTTGATTGCGGGGAATCCACACAACATCAAATATTACGCACCTCCATAAAACCTGGAAAGATTAATAAAATTTTCATTACGCATATGCATGGAGACCATATATTCGGCCTACCAGGCTTCTTAAGCAGTCGTTCTTTTCAAGGGGGGAACGATGTACTAACCGTTTACGGACCAAGTGGTATTAAAGATTTTATCGAAACAAGCCTCAAGGTTAGTGGCACACATTTAACATATCCCTTATCGATTATTGAAATAACAAGTGGACGACTATTCGAAAATGAGAAATTTCAGGTTGATGCTGAAAAATTGGATCACGTTATACCTACTTATGGGTTTCGAATAACTGAAAAGGATAAACCTGGGGAACTGCTCGTTAATAAATTAAAAGATAACGGTATAATGCCTGGTCCTATCTACCAACAAATAAAAGAAAACGATAAAGTAAAAACAATTGATGACCAAATTATTTATCGCAAAGATTATATTGGTCCCGATAAAAAAGGTAGAATTATAAGCATTCTTGGTGATACACGTTCTTCGTTCCAATACAAAGCATTTGTACAACATTCAGATGTACTCGTACATGAATCCACATTTGCTAATGAGTTGGAAACATTAGCAAATAAGTACTTTCATTCCACGACTAAACAGGCAGCAATGCTTGCCAAAGAAAGTAATAGTAAAAAGTTAGTACTGACACATATATCTTCTCGATATCAATCAGAGGATAACCAAATGTTATTAGCCGAAGCACGCGAAGTATTTCCTAATACTGAGTTGGCCAGTGACTTTCACCAAACATCAGTAAGTACAGAAGAATAG
- a CDS encoding aldo/keto reductase: MNLNQLGKSDIYVSDLTLGCMSLGSNTREATKIINQALDAGINHLDTADLYDFGENEKVVGAAIKEKRDQLVLTTKVGNHFNKEKKDWFWDPSKKHIKSGLKDSLRRLQTDYIDFYMLHGGTMEDPISESIEAFEELKTEGLIRAYGISSIRPNVIREYVNRSTIDAVMMQYSLLDRRPEEILDFLHENHISVLARGPLAKGMLSNDAEKQIQKKGQDGYLDYTYEELYEFYENISKKVSEKQTLNTMSLQYVLKHPAVSSAVFGASSVDQVDENISIKHSKELTDETSDTLKNITKNSIYANHR; the protein is encoded by the coding sequence ATGAATTTAAATCAATTAGGTAAATCAGATATATATGTATCTGACCTAACGCTTGGCTGCATGTCATTAGGTTCAAACACAAGAGAAGCAACGAAGATCATTAATCAAGCTCTGGATGCTGGGATAAATCATTTGGATACGGCTGATTTATATGACTTTGGAGAAAATGAAAAAGTTGTTGGAGCAGCTATTAAAGAAAAGCGCGATCAACTTGTATTAACTACCAAGGTTGGAAATCATTTTAATAAAGAGAAAAAAGACTGGTTCTGGGATCCATCAAAAAAACATATTAAAAGTGGCCTAAAGGATAGTTTGCGTCGATTACAAACCGATTATATCGACTTTTACATGCTACACGGAGGCACCATGGAGGACCCTATTAGTGAATCAATTGAAGCATTTGAAGAATTAAAAACGGAGGGGCTGATTCGTGCATATGGTATATCGTCGATTAGGCCTAACGTGATTCGTGAATACGTTAATCGTTCTACTATTGATGCTGTTATGATGCAATATAGCCTGTTGGATCGTAGGCCTGAAGAAATACTGGATTTTTTACACGAGAACCATATTAGTGTACTTGCACGTGGGCCTTTAGCAAAAGGAATGTTAAGTAACGATGCAGAGAAACAAATACAAAAAAAAGGACAGGATGGGTACTTAGACTACACATATGAGGAGCTTTATGAATTCTATGAGAACATCTCGAAAAAAGTTAGTGAAAAACAAACATTAAATACAATGTCCTTACAATATGTGCTTAAGCACCCTGCCGTGTCTAGTGCAGTATTCGGTGCAAGCTCGGTAGACCAAGTAGATGAAAACATCAGCATTAAACATTCAAAAGAATTAACAGACGAAACATCTGACACACTAAAAAACATAACAAAAAATTCGATCTATGCAAATCATCGGTAA